The Coleofasciculaceae cyanobacterium genome contains a region encoding:
- a CDS encoding DUF3303 family protein encodes MLFMIIERFQDNDMLPIYQRVRDEGRMFPEGLEYVDSWVEPNFSRCFQLMKCNDLRLLQEWILKWRGSGAND; translated from the coding sequence ATGCTGTTCATGATTATTGAGCGATTCCAAGACAATGATATGCTGCCAATTTATCAGCGTGTTCGCGACGAAGGAAGAATGTTTCCCGAAGGTCTTGAATATGTTGATAGCTGGGTTGAACCAAACTTCAGTAGGTGTTTTCAGCTTATGAAATGTAATGACCTACGTTTGCTTCAGGAATGGATTTTAAAGTGGCGTGGTTCGGGAGCAAATGATTGA
- a CDS encoding competence protein CoiA family protein, producing MWQLKYGVKPEGELITIEEVTSGKTNLVCPFCDRDLVAKKGKIKQHHFTHTGETCLRVKKRQASIAATV from the coding sequence ATGTGGCAGCTAAAGTACGGAGTCAAACCCGAAGGCGAACTGATAACTATTGAAGAGGTAACTTCGGGAAAAACTAATCTTGTCTGTCCCTTCTGCGATCGCGATTTGGTGGCAAAAAAAGGTAAGATAAAGCAACATCACTTCACTCATACGGGAGAAACTTGTCTAAGAGTCAAGAAAAGGCAAGCTTCCATCGCTGCCACTGTATGA
- a CDS encoding SDR family NAD(P)-dependent oxidoreductase: protein MVKEIETKGVKGLAIQADVMEAEVILAIQKAISTLGAIDILVNNAGIFELKSITESSLADYERTEKVNIKAVFAATMEAGQIYASRRAYYYYWQCKHGFYNFSWWFTLCNE, encoded by the coding sequence ATGGTTAAAGAGATTGAAACTAAAGGTGTTAAAGGATTAGCGATTCAGGCTGATGTTATGGAAGCCGAAGTAATTTTAGCAATTCAAAAAGCTATATCGACGTTGGGAGCGATCGATATTTTAGTTAATAATGCAGGAATTTTTGAGCTTAAATCAATTACTGAAAGTAGCTTAGCAGATTACGAACGAACTGAAAAAGTTAATATCAAAGCCGTTTTTGCTGCCACTATGGAAGCCGGTCAAATCTATGCTAGCAGAAGGGCGTATTATTACTATTGGCAGTGTAAACACGGATTTTATAACTTTTCCTGGTGGTTCACTTTATGCAATGAGTAA
- a CDS encoding E2/UBC family protein, giving the protein MLEISERVSILHDLIQNGCLQQARILSDDELKNIANRGVVAGVEGEIEINGEEISLWVGIRENFPLTLPIIFLQPANVLGKIPHLEEDGYLCYLDSEGLFLDSSNPVGILVEAVEQAIELLEKSVSGENKWDFMDEFHAYWLQLGSKTKFLAAYLPVDITLRKIYAYQDGDRYVLVANKIDSACAYFNHRNKKIDSYMRHTGLYIPLEVGTFLTPPTPDKLWTLSDLQEIIRKNVSADNQEKLREYRVRKNRSEELVIMGIPRPQDGMTLIGLVFSDVGEEHPLIAGNSTKVPTPINAQRYDLDYLLPRGDANRDLNEIKALVVGCGVVGGNILTSLVQAGIRHLTLIDPDILKPENIYRHPMGKCQENQYKTLAIGIGRLGYDFY; this is encoded by the coding sequence ATGTTAGAAATTTCCGAACGAGTATCAATTCTTCACGACTTAATACAGAATGGTTGTCTTCAACAGGCTCGTATTCTTTCAGACGATGAATTAAAAAATATAGCAAATCGAGGAGTAGTAGCTGGTGTAGAAGGAGAAATTGAAATAAACGGGGAAGAAATTTCTTTGTGGGTTGGAATTAGGGAAAACTTTCCCCTTACCCTACCAATAATTTTTCTACAACCAGCAAATGTCTTAGGAAAGATTCCTCATCTCGAAGAAGATGGTTATCTTTGCTATCTAGATTCTGAAGGTTTATTTCTCGATTCTAGCAACCCTGTCGGAATCCTCGTTGAAGCAGTTGAGCAGGCAATTGAATTATTAGAAAAGAGCGTAAGTGGCGAAAACAAATGGGATTTCATGGACGAGTTTCATGCCTATTGGCTACAGCTGGGTTCTAAAACTAAGTTTCTTGCTGCTTATTTACCCGTAGACATTACCTTGCGTAAGATATACGCATATCAAGATGGCGATCGCTATGTTTTGGTAGCAAACAAAATAGATAGCGCGTGTGCTTATTTTAACCATCGAAATAAGAAAATCGATTCTTATATGCGCCATACTGGACTATATATTCCACTAGAAGTAGGAACTTTTCTAACTCCACCAACCCCTGATAAACTTTGGACTCTCAGCGATTTACAGGAAATAATTCGCAAAAATGTGTCAGCAGATAATCAAGAAAAACTGCGAGAGTATCGAGTTAGAAAAAATAGATCGGAAGAATTGGTAATTATGGGAATTCCCCGTCCCCAAGACGGAATGACACTTATCGGTCTAGTTTTTTCTGATGTAGGCGAGGAACATCCTTTAATCGCTGGTAATTCTACAAAAGTTCCTACACCTATAAATGCCCAAAGATACGATCTTGATTATTTACTTCCTCGTGGCGATGCTAATCGAGATCTTAATGAAATTAAGGCTTTGGTTGTAGGATGTGGTGTTGTTGGGGGAAATATTTTAACATCACTGGTACAAGCTGGTATTAGACATTTAACTCTCATCGATCCAGATATTTTGAAACCTGAAAATATCTATCGCCACCCTATGGGGAAATGCCAAGAAAACCAGTATAAAACTCTAGCTATCGGCATTGGTAGATTAGGGTATGATTTTTACTGA